From Bacillus pumilus, one genomic window encodes:
- a CDS encoding glycerate kinase, which yields MKIVIAPDSFKESLSAYETACAIERGFHAILPNAEYIKLPMADGGEGTVQSLVDATGGHIVNQVVTGPLGEPVDAFFGMLGDGQTAVIEMAAASGLHLVPQEKRNPLFTTSRGTGELMLAALDQGAKHVIIGLGGSATNDGGVGMMQGLGAAFLDNAGQDLSPGGGALHQLASIDLSGLDPRLQSVRLEAACDVDNPLTGERGASAVFGPQKGADKETVQVLDKNLAHFAQVAEKQFNVFFEGAAGAGAAGGLGASLLGFLHADLQRGIDIVLKAVHFDDVIKEADLVITGEGRIDQQTIYGKTPIGVAKAAKQYNLPVIGIAGSLSKDSAVVHEHGIDALFSIVPGVTSLSEAMRDGALHVERTARNIAAAISIGRNK from the coding sequence ATGAAAATTGTGATTGCACCAGATTCATTTAAAGAAAGTTTATCTGCATATGAGACAGCATGTGCCATTGAACGAGGATTTCATGCGATTTTGCCAAACGCTGAATATATCAAACTTCCAATGGCAGATGGAGGAGAGGGGACCGTTCAATCGCTAGTTGATGCGACGGGCGGGCACATTGTCAATCAAGTGGTCACAGGTCCGCTTGGGGAGCCTGTTGATGCCTTTTTTGGCATGTTAGGGGACGGTCAGACTGCCGTCATAGAGATGGCCGCAGCCTCTGGGTTACACCTTGTTCCGCAAGAAAAACGCAATCCCTTATTCACGACATCGAGAGGAACAGGGGAATTAATGCTTGCGGCACTGGATCAAGGAGCGAAGCATGTCATCATTGGGCTTGGCGGAAGTGCAACAAATGATGGCGGCGTTGGGATGATGCAAGGATTAGGTGCGGCTTTTCTTGATAATGCAGGACAGGATCTGTCGCCAGGCGGTGGAGCCCTTCATCAATTAGCTTCTATTGATCTATCTGGACTTGACCCAAGACTGCAATCCGTTCGGCTGGAGGCAGCTTGTGATGTGGACAATCCTTTAACGGGTGAAAGAGGAGCATCTGCTGTATTTGGTCCTCAAAAGGGTGCTGATAAAGAAACGGTTCAAGTGTTAGATAAAAACTTAGCTCATTTTGCACAAGTAGCAGAAAAACAGTTCAATGTATTTTTTGAAGGTGCAGCAGGGGCAGGAGCGGCAGGAGGACTTGGTGCGAGTTTATTAGGCTTTTTACATGCCGATTTGCAAAGAGGAATTGATATTGTGCTGAAGGCAGTTCATTTTGATGATGTCATCAAGGAGGCAGACCTTGTCATTACTGGGGAAGGCCGGATTGACCAGCAGACCATTTATGGAAAAACGCCAATTGGTGTAGCCAAAGCAGCAAAGCAGTATAACCTGCCTGTGATTGGTATTGCGGGCTCCCTCTCAAAAGACAGTGCAGTTGTACATGAGCATGGAATTGATGCACTTTTTAGTATCGTTCCAGGTGTAACTTCTCTTTCTGAGGCGATGAGAGATGGGGCTCTTCATGTAGAGAGAACCGCTCGGAATATTGCGGCTGCTATATCAATTGGAAGAAATAAGTAA
- a CDS encoding MFS transporter translates to MSLLSKRGSSHFMYLVLGQIISVFGSSLIRFVLSLHVLDMTQRVDLYALLFALSNVPLLLSPLAGAIADRFNRRNLMILFDVLTGIMILAFYFWLFSGNDSLYMIGAVMVLLGVMSTFYAPAVMSSIPQLVKQEQLEQANGIVNGVQALSGVLAPIIGGVLYGLIGSQSIIGASAIVFFLSACMLLRLNISFSPSPLTETMGKVLVKDMKQGFSYIGSQPFLKRAMLLAAMLNFILTPFFIVGGPIILRVTMKSSDIMYGIGMGLIEFAVIAGALLVGLVAKHWQIPILYRWLIVIAIILLPVAFSTSNTALQFGTYPAYFLFLAGCLPIAMLLTMISIVVISHVQKKTPNSQLGKVMANLTMVSQCAAPLGQMMYGFLFNTFSANMYVTVLIVSTFMFALAYLTKNMLQHEGESAS, encoded by the coding sequence ATGTCTTTGTTATCCAAAAGAGGTTCATCCCACTTTATGTACCTCGTTCTCGGACAAATTATTTCCGTTTTTGGTTCTTCCTTAATTCGGTTTGTTCTATCTTTACACGTGCTGGATATGACCCAGCGTGTTGACTTATATGCCTTACTATTCGCTTTATCCAATGTCCCACTCCTTCTTTCTCCCTTAGCAGGCGCAATCGCTGACCGGTTTAACAGAAGGAACTTGATGATTTTATTTGATGTTCTCACCGGCATCATGATTCTGGCTTTTTATTTTTGGTTATTCTCAGGAAATGATTCACTCTATATGATCGGAGCAGTCATGGTGCTTCTTGGTGTGATGAGTACGTTCTATGCTCCTGCTGTGATGTCCAGCATTCCACAGTTAGTAAAACAGGAACAATTAGAACAAGCAAACGGAATCGTCAATGGCGTGCAGGCACTTTCAGGTGTTCTCGCTCCTATTATCGGCGGGGTTCTGTACGGACTGATTGGAAGTCAATCCATCATAGGTGCCAGCGCCATCGTGTTTTTTCTATCAGCATGCATGCTTTTACGGTTAAACATATCCTTCTCACCTAGCCCGCTAACGGAAACTATGGGCAAAGTGCTCGTAAAAGATATGAAACAAGGATTTTCCTATATTGGCAGTCAGCCATTTTTAAAAAGAGCCATGCTGCTTGCTGCAATGTTAAATTTCATCCTCACGCCATTTTTTATCGTGGGTGGTCCAATCATTTTAAGGGTCACAATGAAAAGCAGTGACATCATGTATGGAATAGGCATGGGCTTGATTGAGTTCGCTGTGATCGCAGGGGCTCTGCTAGTTGGACTTGTAGCAAAGCATTGGCAGATACCTATTTTATATCGCTGGCTGATCGTCATCGCGATCATCTTGCTACCTGTCGCATTCTCAACATCCAACACAGCTCTTCAATTTGGCACTTATCCAGCTTATTTTCTCTTTCTAGCAGGATGTCTTCCAATTGCTATGCTGCTTACAATGATCTCAATCGTTGTGATTTCACATGTTCAAAAGAAAACGCCAAATAGTCAATTAGGAAAAGTGATGGCAAACCTGACAATGGTTTCTCAATGTGCTGCCCCGCTTGGTCAAATGATGTATGGATTCTTGTTCAATACGTTTTCAGCCAACATGTATGTGACGGTGCTAATAGTCAGCACTTTCATGTTTGCCCTTGCCTACTTAACAAAAAATATGCTTCAACATGAAGGAGAATCAGCCTCATGA
- a CDS encoding GntP family permease: MSGDVTVSTLGAVTALVIAIVLILKKVSPAYGMLAGAFIGGLVGGVDIVQTVNVMMEGAKDMIPAVLRIMAAGVLAGVLIESGAALTIAEAIVKKLGEARALLALALATMILTTVGVFVDVAVITVAPIALAIAKRAKLSKTGILLAMIGGGKAGNIMSPNPNAIAASDAFGVPLTSMMAAGVIPAVFGLAVTYVLAKKLAKKGTPVLEEETAQSKVQVPAFFQALAGPLVTILLLALRPLFQINIDPMIALPIGGIVGALFMKKGKFLNDYAMSGLHKMSGVAIMLLGTGTLAGIVSNSSLKDVFIQALDASGLPPYLLAPASGIFMSAATASTTAGTAVASGVFSGTLIGLGVSALSGAAMIHAGATVLDHMPHGSFFHATAGSVQMDIKERLKLMPFESLIGLTLTVVSTIIFGVFQLFG; encoded by the coding sequence ATGAGTGGAGATGTGACAGTAAGTACACTGGGAGCCGTGACGGCGCTTGTGATAGCGATTGTTCTTATTCTAAAAAAAGTATCACCTGCATATGGCATGCTGGCAGGTGCCTTCATAGGCGGCTTGGTAGGCGGTGTAGATATTGTTCAGACCGTCAACGTCATGATGGAAGGCGCTAAGGATATGATTCCGGCTGTCCTCAGAATTATGGCGGCAGGTGTGCTGGCTGGCGTTTTGATTGAGTCGGGTGCAGCTTTAACTATCGCCGAGGCTATCGTGAAAAAGCTTGGAGAGGCGAGGGCGTTATTAGCACTCGCACTGGCAACCATGATTTTAACAACAGTGGGCGTTTTTGTAGATGTAGCTGTTATCACGGTAGCACCCATTGCACTTGCCATTGCCAAACGGGCAAAGCTGTCGAAAACGGGGATTCTACTTGCCATGATTGGAGGCGGGAAGGCAGGGAATATCATGTCACCGAATCCGAATGCCATTGCCGCTTCTGATGCTTTTGGTGTACCGCTTACTTCAATGATGGCTGCGGGTGTCATCCCGGCTGTGTTTGGATTGGCTGTTACATATGTGTTAGCCAAAAAGCTTGCAAAAAAAGGGACACCTGTTCTTGAAGAGGAAACTGCGCAAAGCAAAGTTCAAGTGCCAGCTTTTTTTCAAGCACTTGCGGGTCCGCTTGTCACCATTTTATTGTTGGCTTTAAGACCGCTTTTTCAAATCAATATAGACCCAATGATCGCCTTACCGATCGGAGGCATTGTAGGCGCTCTTTTCATGAAAAAAGGGAAGTTTCTCAATGATTATGCGATGTCGGGGCTTCATAAAATGTCGGGTGTAGCGATTATGTTATTAGGGACAGGCACACTAGCAGGAATTGTATCGAATTCTTCCTTAAAAGATGTGTTTATTCAAGCACTCGATGCATCGGGATTACCTCCGTATTTACTTGCACCAGCTTCAGGGATATTTATGTCAGCCGCCACCGCTTCGACAACAGCAGGAACGGCGGTAGCGAGTGGCGTATTTAGCGGTACATTAATTGGCCTTGGCGTATCTGCTCTTTCAGGAGCAGCCATGATTCATGCTGGGGCAACAGTGCTAGATCATATGCCGCACGGGAGCTTTTTCCATGCCACAGCAGGCAGTGTTCAAATGGACATCAAAGAGCGGTTGAAACTCATGCCTTTTGAATCGTTAATTGGTTTGACATTAACCGTTGTATCGACCATTATATTCGGCGTTTTCCAGTTGTTTGGCTGA
- a CDS encoding TetR/AcrR family transcriptional regulator, whose product MRTVKHPEERKNDILNAAEELFSTKGYQQTTIINILRAVGIAKGTFYYYFSSKEEVMDAIIDRIIKADIIVAKRIAAEPDLPVVDKLFRIIMAQSPQQGSNKQGMIEQFHQPSNAEMHQKSLIKAIKELSPVLADVIQQGVEEGTFKTKFPQETVEFLLASAQVIFDEGLFQWTAEESIRRALAFIDILESSLHAEKGSFCFLLKRLTGELDEKNQ is encoded by the coding sequence ATGAGAACCGTTAAACATCCTGAAGAACGTAAAAATGACATCTTAAATGCAGCAGAAGAGCTTTTTTCTACCAAAGGCTATCAGCAAACAACGATTATCAACATTCTGAGAGCTGTTGGCATTGCAAAAGGCACTTTTTATTATTACTTTTCATCCAAAGAAGAAGTGATGGATGCCATTATTGACAGGATCATCAAAGCAGATATCATCGTGGCAAAGCGTATTGCGGCTGAGCCAGACCTTCCAGTCGTCGACAAACTATTTCGTATCATCATGGCACAATCGCCTCAGCAAGGAAGCAATAAACAGGGGATGATTGAACAATTCCATCAGCCTTCTAATGCGGAGATGCACCAAAAAAGCTTAATCAAAGCGATTAAAGAACTATCACCCGTATTGGCAGACGTCATTCAGCAAGGGGTGGAAGAAGGAACATTCAAAACAAAGTTCCCGCAAGAAACGGTTGAATTCCTTCTTGCTTCTGCACAGGTCATATTTGATGAGGGCCTTTTTCAATGGACAGCCGAAGAAAGTATACGACGCGCTTTAGCTTTTATCGATATCCTCGAATCCTCATTACATGCAGAAAAGGGAAGCTTCTGCTTTCTTCTAAAGCGATTAACTGGAGAGCTGGATGAAAAGAATCAGTGA
- a CDS encoding CdaR family transcriptional regulator has product MQFLTTELAQEMVERTMRILDKNINVMNADGVIIGSGERNRIGQKHDGARLVLTSGNSMEIDHEASLRLEGVRPGINLPICFREQVVGVIGITGEPEDIRHHAELVKMAAELVLEQSFLLERIQWRQRIESEIVNQLISDSDVGDHQLKNRAAWLGMDLDKRRMVIVFQPVPSSEDAVHKMMHAIQYDKNADDLLGMTFRHELVLLRQPIPDHRLKHVAGQLQRTMEKAVGGQVLVGIGTVADDISRLPLSFEHARDSLRLGKALHPEESIYFFKSYQLERLFLTAGAVEEEIRWTDFYKPLTQEAELAQTLRIYIEEGGDLQRIVDRLFIHRNTLRYRLDKIQALTGKNPRHVKQLMELYMAQLMSQLS; this is encoded by the coding sequence ATGCAATTTTTAACCACTGAATTGGCACAAGAAATGGTTGAACGTACGATGCGTATTTTAGATAAAAACATCAATGTGATGAATGCGGATGGTGTCATAATTGGTTCTGGTGAACGAAACAGGATTGGTCAGAAACATGATGGTGCACGACTTGTGCTGACAAGCGGAAACAGTATGGAAATTGACCATGAGGCGTCCTTACGCTTAGAAGGAGTGAGACCTGGAATCAATTTGCCTATTTGCTTTCGTGAACAAGTAGTTGGTGTGATTGGAATTACTGGTGAGCCAGAGGACATTCGGCATCATGCCGAGCTGGTGAAAATGGCAGCTGAGCTTGTGTTAGAGCAGTCTTTTCTGCTTGAACGAATTCAGTGGCGGCAAAGAATAGAGAGTGAAATTGTCAATCAGTTAATTTCTGATTCGGACGTTGGTGATCATCAGCTAAAGAACCGAGCTGCATGGCTGGGAATGGATTTAGATAAGCGCCGAATGGTCATCGTTTTTCAGCCAGTTCCATCCTCGGAAGACGCTGTGCATAAAATGATGCATGCGATTCAATACGATAAGAATGCGGATGATTTGCTTGGCATGACCTTTCGTCATGAATTGGTTCTTTTAAGGCAGCCAATCCCTGATCATCGTTTAAAGCATGTGGCAGGGCAGCTGCAAAGAACAATGGAAAAAGCAGTAGGAGGTCAGGTGCTGGTGGGGATAGGGACTGTCGCCGACGACATAAGCCGACTGCCATTGTCCTTTGAGCACGCAAGAGATTCCTTGCGGTTGGGGAAGGCTCTTCATCCGGAGGAAAGTATTTATTTTTTTAAATCTTATCAGTTGGAAAGGCTATTCCTCACTGCAGGAGCTGTTGAAGAGGAGATTAGATGGACTGACTTTTACAAGCCATTAACACAGGAAGCGGAGCTCGCCCAAACTTTAAGGATTTACATTGAAGAGGGCGGTGATTTACAAAGAATTGTTGATCGTTTATTTATTCACCGGAATACTTTGCGATATCGTTTAGATAAAATTCAAGCATTGACCGGAAAAAATCCCCGTCATGTGAAACAGTTGATGGAGCTTTATATGGCGCAGTTGATGAGTCAACTATCTTGA